In one SAR324 cluster bacterium genomic region, the following are encoded:
- a CDS encoding tyrosine-type recombinase/integrase yields the protein MDKQNPRKPFARSFTVEEIQIICQKLEDKDRWYYHYFLFALNTGMRRSEILALTWHHVDLWKCREIIVPDLKNTPSLEGSLRRIPIDETLLGVLLELRSPSRWVFQKTGKRMLAGTVTLFFSELSRKLGIPVTSERIRWTFAMRMFHEIGPVSNKDWKKLQKLLGHKDGSTTRSYFQRNLHRHQSEPVK from the coding sequence ATGGACAAGCAAAATCCAAGAAAACCATTTGCACGGTCATTCACCGTTGAGGAAATACAGATCATTTGCCAGAAATTGGAGGATAAGGATCGGTGGTATTATCACTATTTTCTGTTTGCCCTGAATACGGGCATGCGTCGAAGTGAGATTCTGGCACTTACCTGGCACCATGTGGATCTCTGGAAATGTCGTGAAATCATTGTTCCTGATTTGAAAAACACACCATCACTGGAAGGGTCGCTCCGGAGAATTCCAATTGATGAAACATTGCTTGGTGTTTTACTGGAATTGCGATCACCTTCCCGCTGGGTTTTTCAAAAAACAGGAAAGAGGATGCTGGCTGGTACCGTGACCCTGTTTTTTTCAGAATTGAGCCGAAAACTGGGGATCCCTGTCACGTCTGAACGCATACGTTGGACATTTGCCATGAGAATGTTTCACGAGATTGGCCCCGTGTCTAACAAGGACTGGAAAAAATTACAAAAACTTCTGGGGCACAAAGATGGTTCCACTACACGCAGTTATTTTCAACGCAACCTTCATCGTCATCAGTCAGAACCGGTGAAATAA
- a CDS encoding SUMF1/EgtB/PvdO family nonheme iron enzyme, producing the protein MKHWYPVVHDLLTFKSGTKLTLMVLAMLFVHPPIWAASNYIDTEILAGKISNSIQKFMGPDYKTLAISRIKKRSVNLNLNLNELIDYTNVKLVRTRRFKVTDRSKLQLLLKEQRMQLSEFVSPNEYKELGKILGVQVFIYGTLYNESLVLKAIDIQNSQIVWADVFPMESLSDNHDLLNDLSQQVIQSVRKEKLLMKEEKINRISFWNIDVVAPFMPEEVIDYMTTVFSREPDIGVIDRENLQLIFQEQKLNQAVFIDESQARRLGELYGVDSFLYGTINFRENGEYVASLKMMSVFTGVLLWADLIKFKVAPKAMKMEPVNPFARKIQERKSQRGNAGKMVLISGGSSVFGSNDPLYNSSPERMVNLRSFMIDPYEVTNGDYFVFTSKTNHRMPSHWTEGNFDPASKDHPVVRISWEDAKLYCQFMQKRLPSEQEWERALRGTQGRKYPWNGSGFSPNFTNTREAEIGSSIPVYTSNRDVTPEGIYHLAGNVREFVADQFRSYDGSSVSSDQINDRVIRGSSWAFGAYEAVGYYRGHSRPNLAWPDVGFRCVKDL; encoded by the coding sequence ATGAAGCATTGGTATCCCGTGGTGCATGACCTGCTAACCTTCAAATCTGGAACAAAACTGACGTTGATGGTGCTGGCGATGCTATTTGTTCATCCGCCAATATGGGCCGCGTCCAATTATATTGACACAGAAATTCTGGCGGGGAAAATTTCGAACTCTATTCAGAAATTTATGGGCCCCGATTACAAAACACTGGCCATTTCACGGATCAAAAAACGTAGCGTCAATCTCAATCTCAATCTCAATGAGTTGATTGACTACACCAATGTCAAACTGGTCCGAACCCGACGGTTCAAAGTGACAGATCGTTCCAAACTCCAGTTGCTCCTCAAAGAACAGCGCATGCAGTTGTCAGAATTTGTTTCGCCCAATGAATACAAAGAATTGGGCAAAATTCTGGGAGTTCAGGTTTTTATTTATGGCACGCTGTATAATGAATCGCTGGTATTGAAAGCCATTGATATCCAGAACTCTCAAATTGTCTGGGCCGATGTTTTTCCGATGGAATCCCTGTCCGATAATCATGATTTGCTCAACGATCTGAGTCAGCAGGTCATTCAATCCGTTCGAAAAGAAAAATTGCTGATGAAAGAGGAAAAAATCAATCGGATCAGTTTCTGGAATATTGATGTTGTTGCGCCCTTCATGCCGGAAGAAGTGATTGATTATATGACCACTGTTTTTTCACGGGAACCAGATATTGGTGTGATTGACCGGGAAAACCTGCAACTCATTTTTCAGGAACAAAAACTGAACCAGGCTGTATTTATTGATGAGTCCCAGGCACGAAGGCTGGGAGAACTGTATGGGGTGGATTCGTTTCTTTATGGAACCATCAATTTCAGAGAAAATGGCGAATATGTCGCTTCCCTTAAAATGATGAGCGTGTTCACTGGTGTGCTGTTGTGGGCCGATCTGATTAAATTCAAGGTGGCGCCGAAAGCCATGAAGATGGAACCTGTCAATCCGTTTGCCAGGAAAATCCAGGAAAGGAAAAGTCAACGAGGCAATGCCGGAAAAATGGTGTTGATTTCAGGGGGGTCTTCCGTATTTGGGAGCAATGATCCTTTGTATAACTCCTCACCGGAACGCATGGTCAACTTGAGATCGTTCATGATTGATCCTTATGAAGTGACCAATGGGGACTATTTTGTGTTTACCAGTAAAACCAATCACCGGATGCCAAGCCATTGGACTGAAGGAAATTTTGATCCTGCGAGCAAAGACCATCCGGTTGTCAGGATCAGTTGGGAAGACGCAAAACTGTATTGCCAGTTCATGCAGAAACGCTTGCCTTCAGAGCAGGAATGGGAACGTGCGCTACGTGGCACACAGGGACGCAAGTATCCCTGGAATGGTTCAGGTTTTTCGCCTAATTTTACAAACACTCGTGAAGCTGAAATTGGAAGCAGTATTCCTGTTTACACGTCCAATCGTGATGTCACTCCGGAAGGGATCTATCATCTGGCTGGAAATGTGCGTGAATTTGTCGCGGATCAGTTTCGGTCTTATGATGGCAGTAGTGTTTCCTCAGACCAGATCAATGACAGGGTGATTCGCGGAAGTTCCTGGGCTTTTGGCGCGTATGAGGCTGTGGGATATTATCGAGGCCATTCCCGCCCGAATCTCGCATGGCCTGATGTGGGTTTTCGTTGTGTCAAGGATTTGTAA